In Streptomyces sannanensis, the DNA window ACCGGTCTACAGCACGTACGGCGGTCTCATGGCCGAGCGACGTTACGAGCCGCCCGGGTTCACGGCGCGGCTCGGGCTGAAGGACGTGAACCTCGCTCTGTCGGCGGCGCATCAGCACGATGTGGCACTGCCCACCGGCAGCCTCGTGCGGGACGCCCTGCTCGAAGCCCTAGCGGTGGGCTGGTCCGAGCACGACTGGGCCGTGCTCGCCGAGGTCGCCCGGAGAAGGGCGGGACGCTGACGCGCGCGGGCGCCGACGCGGGCCGTGCGATGCCGCGCCGCACACTCGTGAAGTGAGGCGGCCCGGCGCCGCTCGCCGCCGGCCGGGCCGGCCCGGTCGGCTCGCCCGCGGTGCACCCCGTCGGTCTCGCTCCGCAGCGTGCCGGTCACAACCATCCGCAGCGTTGCGCCTGCAGGGCCATCTGGAAGCGGTTCGCGGCGCCGAGGCGGGCCATCAGGATCTGCAGCCGGCGGAACAGCGTGCGGCGGCTGATTCCCATCTCGCGGGCGATGACGTCGTCGCTCGCGCCGCCCGCGAGGAGCCACAGCAAGCGGCGGTCGGCGGGCGGCAGGCCGCCCGGGCCGGTGGTGCGGCCGTGGAACGGCAGGGCTTTCTGCCAGGACTGCTCGAACAGTGCCACGAGCGCGGAGAGCAGCCCGCACGGCTGCACGACCAGCATGGTGTTGTGCACGTCGGCCTCTTTGATCGACAACGACACGAGCGCGTACGCCTCGTCGATGATCACGAGCTTGACCGGCACGGACGGCAGCACCCTGGCCTGTTCGCCGGCCTCGATGGCCGGTTCGATGGCCTCCTTCAGGCGTCCCGGATGCTCCAGCGACTCCCGTGAGTACACGACACGCTGCGTCACCCCGCGGGCGAGCGTGGCGAGCGAGTCGTCGATGGCGCCGGGCAGGGGGAAGTACGGCGGTGACTCGAGCTGCCGGATCTGTTCGCGGGCGCTGGCCCACGCGTGGCGCATCCTGTGGCCGATGGCGTCACCGGTGACGACCTCCACGAGGTTGTCGTTGTACGCGGCGAGCCGATGTCGCCGGAACGACTCGAACGCGCCACCGACGGTGATGCGCGACTCCTCCACCTCGGCCGCCCGGTGCCGAGCGAGGATCTCCAGGCCTGCGCTCGGCGGAACCGGAGCCACCACGTCCGCGCCCTCATCGGCGGCACTGGCCAGACCGGCGTCGACCAGGTGGCCGTACGCCGCGGCGAGTTCCGCGCCGCCCAGACCGGCCGCGGCTCCGATCGCACTCAGCGGAGCGGGGGCCAGCTCCAGCAGCGCCAGATAGACCCGGCTCGCCGCGTGATCGATCCCCAGAAGCCGAAGGGCCTCGCTGAGTTTTGCGTTCGCCATACGCCGCATTATCGACGGCTCCCGTGAGGCCCGGGCACGCGGGCCGCAACCAGTGGTGGCCGATCTGTGCCAGTGGCATCCTTGGGCACCAGGCGCGCGCGGTACGGGGTACCGTCCAGGAGCCGCCGACGACTGGCGGCGGCGAGGGCGGCCGGGGCTGCACCGGGCGGGGCGAGCGACCTGTCCGTACGCGCCTGCCGACCCCTCGTCGTTGAGGAACCCATCCGGAAGAAGGTGGACGACGTGGCGAAGGGTCGGAAGAACGGCCTCTACTCAGGTATCTCCGAGGAGCTGTCCGCTCTGATGCGGACGGGGTGGGCGGATACCGAGCGGCACGACCTGCAGCTCGCTGAGCAGGCTCCGTACGCGGCCCGCCGCCGCGCCGCGCTCTCCGTGCGCTTCCCCGGCGAACGCCTCGTGATCCCTTCGGGGAATCTCAAGGTCCGCTCGAACGACGACACCTACCCGTTCCGGCCGTACTCGGGCTATGTGCACATGACCGGGGACCAGGCCCGGGATGGCGCGCTCGTCCTCGAACCCCGCGCGGACGGCGGCCACGACGCCTACTGCTATCAGCTGCCGCGGGACAGCAGGGACACAGACGAGTTCTGGCTCGGCTACACCGCCGAACTGTGGATGGGCCGACGCCGTTCCCTTGCCGAGTCGGAGCTCGTGCTCGGCCTGCCCTGCCGAGACGTCCGCACGGCGGCCGACGACCTGGCCGCCGCCTCCGGCGCGCCGACCCGGATCGTCCGCGGCATCGACCCGGCCCTGGAGGCTGCCGTCACCACCGACGAGGAGCGCGACGCCGAACTGGAAGAGGCGCTCAGCGATCTCCGCCTCGTCAAGGACGCGTGGGAACTGGCCGAGATGCGCAAGGCCGTGGACTCCACCGTGCGCGGATTCACCGACGTCGTCGGCGAGCTCTCCCGGGCGATCGCGTCGTCCGAGCGGTGGATTGAGGGAACGTTCTTCCGCCGCGCACGCCTGGAGGGCAACTCCGTCGGCTACGGATCGATCTGCGCGGCGGGCGAGCACGCCACGATCATGCACTGGACGGAGAACGACGGCCCGGTGCGCCCCGGCGACCTGCTCCTGCTCGACGCGGGCGTGGAGACGCACACCCTCTACACCGCCGACGTCACGCGCACCCTCCCGATCAGCGGGACCTTCACGCCCGTGCAGCGCAAGGTCTACGACGCGGTGTACGAGGCCCAGGAGGCGGGCATGGCCGCCGTCAAGCCGGGCGCCCAGTACCGCGACTTCCACGAGGCGTCCCAGCGCTACCTGGCGGCGAAGCTGGTCGAGTGGGGCTTCATCGAGGGCCCGGCCGACCAGGCGTACGAACTCGGCCTGCAGCGCCGATTCACCATGGCCGGCACCGGCCACATGCTTGGGCTCGACGTCCACGACTGCGCGGCGGCCCGCAACGAGGAGTACGTCGACGGCGTGCTGGAGCCGGGCATGGTGCTCACCGTCGAGCCCGGCCTGTACTTCCAGCCGGACGATCTCACCGTGCCCGAGGAGTGGCGCGGCATCGGGGTCCGGATCGAGGACGACCTGGTCGTCACCGACGGCGGCCACGAGAACCTGTCGGCGGGCCTGCCGCGGTCCGCGGACGACGTCGAGGCGTGGATGGCCCGGTTTGCGGGCTGAGTGCGTCACACAAGGGGCTGTGGCTTTCGGCGTGTGAAGCGTGCCGCTTTGTACGCGAAGTCGCAGTCATTGCAAGGCTGTTGATGCCGACTGGCGCGCACGCGGATGCGTCCCGTTGCCACGGGTGCACCCGCGTGCGCCGCTGCTGGCGGCATACGCCGGCGCGGTGTCCGGGGTACGCCGCCCTGGGGTGGGACGGGCTGCGGGAGGCAGTCCTCGCGCTCATGTCGCCTATTTGGGGTCGCGGTTGAACTGTGCCTGCGACCAGCGGTAGCCGAGTGCGGCGAGACCCAGGCACCAGGCAATGGCGATCCACCCGTTGTTGCCGATCTCGGTGCCGAGGAGGAGTCCGCGCAGGGTCTCGATGGCGGGCGTGAACGGCTGGTACTCGGCGATCGGCTGGAACCAGCCCGGCATGGTGTGCAGGGGGACGAAGGTGCTGGAGATGAGCGGGAGGAAGATCAGCGGCATCGCGTTGTTGCTGGCTGCCTCGGCGTTCGGGCTGACCAGGCCCATCCCGACCGCGATCCAGGTGAGCGCCAGGGCGAACAGCGTGACCAGTCCGAATGCCGCGATCCACTCCAGGGTCGTGGCGTCCGTGGAG includes these proteins:
- a CDS encoding LuxR family transcriptional regulator; the protein is MANAKLSEALRLLGIDHAASRVYLALLELAPAPLSAIGAAAGLGGAELAAAYGHLVDAGLASAADEGADVVAPVPPSAGLEILARHRAAEVEESRITVGGAFESFRRHRLAAYNDNLVEVVTGDAIGHRMRHAWASAREQIRQLESPPYFPLPGAIDDSLATLARGVTQRVVYSRESLEHPGRLKEAIEPAIEAGEQARVLPSVPVKLVIIDEAYALVSLSIKEADVHNTMLVVQPCGLLSALVALFEQSWQKALPFHGRTTGPGGLPPADRRLLWLLAGGASDDVIAREMGISRRTLFRRLQILMARLGAANRFQMALQAQRCGWL
- a CDS encoding aminopeptidase P family protein; the protein is MAKGRKNGLYSGISEELSALMRTGWADTERHDLQLAEQAPYAARRRAALSVRFPGERLVIPSGNLKVRSNDDTYPFRPYSGYVHMTGDQARDGALVLEPRADGGHDAYCYQLPRDSRDTDEFWLGYTAELWMGRRRSLAESELVLGLPCRDVRTAADDLAAASGAPTRIVRGIDPALEAAVTTDEERDAELEEALSDLRLVKDAWELAEMRKAVDSTVRGFTDVVGELSRAIASSERWIEGTFFRRARLEGNSVGYGSICAAGEHATIMHWTENDGPVRPGDLLLLDAGVETHTLYTADVTRTLPISGTFTPVQRKVYDAVYEAQEAGMAAVKPGAQYRDFHEASQRYLAAKLVEWGFIEGPADQAYELGLQRRFTMAGTGHMLGLDVHDCAAARNEEYVDGVLEPGMVLTVEPGLYFQPDDLTVPEEWRGIGVRIEDDLVVTDGGHENLSAGLPRSADDVEAWMARFAG